AAGGTCAAGATTACCAAGCTCTCACAGAGTGGAAGAGAAATCATACTTGAAATCATTTCTCCGATGGATTTTTTTGGCGGAGTTGCCGTAATGAGAGGCTTCCCCTACCCCGCAAATGCCGTTGCGATGGATGATGCGGAGCTTCTAAAAATATCACGCAGCAACTTAATGCGCATACTCGACAGATTCCCCAACCTTATGTATTGTATGGCGATGAATATAGGCGACAGAATCAAAGGCTCCCATGAGGCGTTGAAAAACATTGCTGTTGAAAAAGTTGAATCACGAATAGCCTCTTTGCTCATAAAGCTTGCTGATAAAGCAGGCAGCAAAACTGATGGCAGCATTACTATCGACATGAAACTTACAAAACAGGATATTGCCGAGATGGTCGGAACCACTGTAGAGACATCCATAAGGACAATGAGCAAATTCAAAAAACTCGGCATTGTCTCAGAAAAAAGCGGAAAGATATTTATAAAAGACTTAACCAAGCTTAAATCTCTTTGCAGTTAGCCCTTTACTCTGCCGCCTTTGAATAGAGTGTTGCAATCATGTTATAGAAAAACATAAAAATTGAGACTGCCTCAACCACTCCGAAAGCAGCGGTAATGCCTCTGTAAGAATCTGTCTGATTATAAATACCGAGAGTATAGAACAACAGCATTCCCACAAGACCAATATTCGCAAGCCAGAACTGAACCTCTCCTATAGTCTTGCTCTTCAAAAATCTGCCTGCAAATTTAGGGAGTATGTGGTAACCAACCCCAAAAATCATCATCGAAACCCATCCAAGCAGCATAAGATGAGAGTGCACAAACTTAAATTGCATCAAAGACGGATTGCCGAACATGAATATCCCAAGCACTGCGGCGATTGTGAGATACACAATGCTCATCAAGATAAAGTTTTTAACAAATCTGTCCATAAAGCCCTCCTGTGTTTTATTTATACATAAATTATATCATTACATATACGATTGCTATGATAAATGTCATAAAACGGCAGCTCTTAGCAATTAGCTTTATATGACATATATCATAGAACTCTTACCTAAATCAGTGTAATCTAAAATCAAGAACTTTAAAAATGGAGGTTGAAATGAAAGCAAATATAATTGAAGGATGCCCGTCATGCTCTTCTATTGGAGAGTTGGCAAAGGAGACCGAAGGTAAAAAGGACTACAGGCTTTCGCACTGGCCCATACAGATTAAGCTTATGGGAACGGTCATCCCGTTCCTTAATAATGCAGACCTGCTTGTAGCTGCTGACTGCACAGCCTTTGCCCTACAGAATTTCCATGAAAGATTCCTGAAGGACAGGAAGCTCCTGATAGGCTGTCCCAAGCTGGATAATGCGCAAGCCTATATTGAAAAGTTCACCGAGATATTCAGCAATATCCCCATTAAAAGCGTTTCATGTCTGAGGATGGAGGTTCCGTGCTGCGGAGGAATGACGGCGATACTAAGGGAAGCAATAAACAAGTCCGGGAAGGATATACCGTTTGCTGAGACTATCATAGGAGTTAAGGGTGATGTGCTTTCCGAGAGGGGAATATGACACATATCATAAACTTCTCTTCAGTTTATTGTTAAACTGAAAGCAAGAACAGGCAAAAACTTGAATGTAAAGGAGGCAGAGATGATAGCAACAAAGACAAAATTCACAAAAGACACCATAATAGGAGATATAGTAATGCACAGCCCTGCCGCATCAAATGTTATAGAAAAATACTTCGGCAACGGCTGCTTCACATGTCAGGGCATGAAGGTAGAGTCTCTTTCATTTGGGGCAATGATGCACAATGTTGACCCTAACAAGATTATTGAAGAACTAAACGCTTTGGAGGAATAAAATGGAAACAAAATGTTTTGTATGCGAAAAAACAGACAAGGGAGTTGTCTATCTTAAGTGCATCCACGAAGGAAAAGAAAAGTTTGTATGTGTGAGATGCCTGCCGGTTCTGATACACGGAGCGCATTAAGATAAAGCAATATTAACCGTCTGACAGATTATTTTCTATGGCATTTTAAATGGCGTTCATATCTAAACAGAATCCTTTTAAAATGCCAAACTCCTTTGCATACGGACAGAGTTCCTCTGCCTCGGTACTCCAAAAAGAAAAATCCGAAAACCTAAAAATATGATTTAAATCATACCCTTGAAAAATAAGTTCACTTATCCTAAGCACAATATGTTCTCATTATCACAATATCAGAATAGCACAATAGCTCGAATCGTTATTTGACTTCCATTCCAACTCTGCTATGCTTCACTTATAAGGGGGTGAGAAGCATAACAAAAAGCGGCAAAGCAGCAGGACATGTATTAACAACTCTTTAAATCTTAAAAAGGAGGGATTAAATGAAAAAGAGATTTCTTATAGCATTTATGGCAGCGCTTGCAATTTCCATGTTAATCGGAATCCATTACTCAAGTGCAGATGCGGAAAAGGCAAAACCGTATGCAGGGACAACTGCCAAGAAAGCAATGCCTGCAGAAAAAGCAGTTAAGGTTGAGACCTGCTATAGCTGCCATTCACCGATAAAAGAGCTTCATACAATGGGCAAACATGCAAAGGTTAATTGCACGAACTGCCATAGCGGTCTTGACAAACATCAAAAAGCACCCGGACCTGAGACAAGGCCTTCAACCAACACATCATGGGAGGCTTGCGGACAGTGCCACAAGGAGCAATATGACAGTTTTATGAAAACTGCCTATTACAGGCCTGCAAGAGATGAGAAATCACAGCTAACAAACAGGGCGCCTAACCCGTTCTGGGACAAACTTATGATGGGGCACGGCTTCACAAAGGAGCACAACCTCACAAGAAGCCACAACTGGATGCTCATAGACCATCTTATTGTTGACAGGGCATACGGAGGAAGGTTCCAGGGGAAAAACGGCTGGCAGTACATATTTGATAAGGGCAAGGCCTGGGATGTCCTTATGGACAAATATCCGCAAACCAATGAGCATAAGGCATTTATTCCTCAGAGCGCTGCCGCTGCAAATCCAGTTTGTCTTCAGTGCAAATCACAAGACAACATCCTTGATTGGGCCTATATGGGCGACCCGGATAAAGGCGCAAAATGGTCAAGGACATCCAATGTTGTTGAGGTTGCAAAGTCTATTCAACATGGCCTTAACTGTTTCCAATGTCACGACCCGCATGCTGCAAAACCAAGAATAGTCCGAGATGGTCTTATCGATGCACTGACAAGACCTGACGGAGATACCCTCTGGCACAAGGATCCAAAGAGGACCGGCATCAAGGTCATTGAAATGGGATTAAGGGGTTATACGAGGAAAATAGCGCTGCTTGATAAGTATGACACAAGGCTTCAGTGCGGGCAGTGCCATGTGGAATATAACTGTAACCCGGGGTATGATCCCAAAAATTCCGACACCTCAAAATACACTATCACAATGGCTGACAGAAGGACAAACCACTTCCCGTATAAGGACGTATTCGACCTTTATGACCATTATGTAAATAAGGTCAGCTTCCTTGACTTCAAACACACACTGACCGGCGGCCTCCTCTGGAAGGCGCAGCATCCCGAATCAGAGACATTCTATAATTCAAAGCATGCAAAGGCTGGCGCGGGATGCGACAGCTGCCACACACCAAAGGTTAAGGACAAAAAGACCGGGAAAACATACACATCCCACTTTGCAGTTACACCGAGAGTTCAGTTGAAAGAGACATGCCTGAAATGCCATTCCAAATGGACAGAAGAGCAGGCAAAATATTCCATTGACTCGATAAAGGCGCATATTAAGGGTAAGATGAGAAAAGCCGAGTTCTGGCTCTCTGCGCTCATAGACAAGATTGTTGAGGGCAAGAAGGCTGGACTTGCTGAAGACGTTATCAACAAGGCTCAGAATCAGCATCTACGGGCTCATATCCTCTGGGAGTACTGGACTGCCGAAAATTCTGACGGTTTCCACAATCCTGAAATGGCAAGGGAATCTCTGACAAAATCAGTTGATGAGTCACTGAAAGGCATCAAAATCCTTACTGATGCAATGACTGCAAAAACAGCAGCAAAGTAATAAAAAGATTCAAGCAGAAGGGTCTGTTTATGACCCTTCTGCTTTATCTGAACCCGCATCCAGTTAAAGTTTTAATTCCTTTTACCGAAGCAATGCATCAAATCAACCCTTGCATTTTTAAAAAATTGTATTATGATTTAAATCATAGAAGTAAAACACGGTTTAACCTTAAAATTATCCAAAACAACAACCGGATTATCACCGGAAATCTTGAAGGAGGTGTTTATGAACAATAAGGCTGCAAAAAATCTTTTCATCTACGGCAGTCTCTTCTTCTTTGTTATCTTTGTTGCCCTCACAGTTGACACTATGGGGAAACTTGACAAGAGGGCACCTGAGATAACAGAAGATGTGAATGCTGGGAAAATGGCATGGCACAAATATGACTGCATCGGATGTCATACCATTTTTGGAAACGGTTCTTATTTTGCGCCCGACATGACAAAGGTCGCTGAGAAGAAACCAAAGGAGTATCTTAAAAAGTTTCTGATGGATCCAAAGGCTGTCAATCCAAAGACATCAATGCCTAAACTTGGAATAAGCTCTGAAGAGGCTGACAAACTGTTAGCGTTCCTCGAATGGACTTCAAAAGTCGACACCAACGGCTGGCCTCCAAAACCAATTCTTGCCACAGCAGCAGGTGTTGGAGGAAAAGAGCTTACAGAAGGACAAAAAATTTATCGGTCGTCAATCTGTTCCAACTGTCACATGATAAACGGAATCGGAGGTACAACGGCACCTGAACTTACTAATGTCGGAGCTAAAAGAGACAGGGCCTGGCTCATAGGCCATTTCAAAAACCCGTCAGCATATGTGCCCAACTCTGCAATGCCTGCTTTTGGGAATCTGAAAGAAAAAGAGCTTAATGACTTAACCGATTACATGCTTACGCTTAAGCAGGAGGTGACTAAATGAGCATAAAATATGAAAGCCAAAAATTAGCTCAGAATTTCTATACATTTGCCGTGCTTCTGTTCCTGGTACAGGTAGTGGTCGGCATAATAGCTGCCGTTCAGTTCATCCGGCCCGACTTTTTCATCCTGAACTTCAACATAATAAGGACTCTCCATATCAACGCCCTTGTGGTGTGGTTGCTTGTGGGGTTCATGGGCGCAACCTATTATGTTGTTTCTGAAGAATCGGAGAGTGAGTTATGGAGCCTTCCCCTTGCAAAATTCCAGTTTTGGGCAACGGTTGTAGCAATAACATCAGTGGTTCTCGGCTACATTATTATGGGAATAAATCCACAGGCAAACACCCTTGTATTCGGCACAAGGCTTTTAAATGAGGGAAGGGAATATATTGAGGCCCCGCGCTGGGCAGACATCCTGATTGTCATATCAATTCTCTTGTTCCTCCTGAACTGTTTTATGACCGTGCTCAAGACAAAGAAGTGGACAGGCATTCAGGGTGTTCTCCTCGGCGGCCTTGTTTTCCTCGCCCTGATGTATCTTCCCGGCATGATGTACACAAAGAGCATGGTAAAAGACCAGTTCTGGTGGTGGTGGGTTGTGCATCTCTGGGTTGAGGGCGCATGGGAAATAATCGCAGGCGCACTGCTCGCTTTTATGTTGATGAAGCTTGTCGGAGCAAAGAGAGAGGTAGTTGAGAAATGGATGTATGTTGAAGTGGGCCTTGTTATGTTTACAGGAATTCTCGGCATAGGCCATCACTATTACTGGATTGGCACGCCGTCTTACTGGCTCTGGGTCGGCGGTATATTCAGCTCGCTTGAGCCGATTCCATTGCTTGTGATGGTATGGGACGCATTCAGGACAACGAGAGAAACAAGAAACGTAACCAATAAGGCAGGGCTTTATTATACAGTAGCTCATGCGATATTCAACTTTGTAGGCGCAGGGCTATGGGGTGTAATACACACACTGCCGCAGGTAAACAAATGGACTCATGGCACACAGATAACGGCAGCGCATGGACATCTTGCATTCTACGGCGCATACGTCCTTCTTGTCATGGCAATGATATATGTAACACTTCCTGCAATCAGGGGTGTTAAGGAATTTAATCCATCAAGGGCCTTTCAGTCATTCTGGTGGATGACAATCTCGATGGTATTAATCGTTCTTACGATAACAGGCGCGGGGATGGTACAAGTCTATATGGAAAGACTCATGGGGCTTGATTATGTGGCTGTCAAGAGTATATACAATCTCTGGTTCTGGATATTTAGGGCGATATTCGGTGTCGGCTTTCTCATCGGCGTGGGGATATTTGTAGTGGATTACTTCAAGCTTGGGAAAGAGCCTGCTACGGCAAAGGCATAGCTTAAAAATACGAGGGCGGTTGAAACCGCCCTCGTATTCGTCTATCATATCCGTATGAAAAATTTTCTCCTGATTTTCTCCATCACTGTTTCTTTATCATGTATTTATATTTCTAATTATTTTCATAATCGCCCTCTGGAGATGGTGGTAAAATCATAATTATGACTTATATCATAGTGCGCTCTCACCTTTATGTGTTATTAATAAACCATGAAGCTGACAATATACAGAAGAATTACTCAGGTGTCATTTATACTGCTCATCTTTCTCATGCCGGTTCTGGACATCCTCAGATACGACACTGCAACAAAAGAACTCATAGTGTTCGGTCAGTCCTGGAGCCTCGGACTAAAAGAGGGTTTTTATGCCGACCCGTCAGCTTCCGGAGCATTTCATATAGCCATTCAGTTTTTCCTGAAGGCAATACTCCCGTGGCTTTTTATTCTCGCGATA
This genomic stretch from Nitrospirota bacterium harbors:
- a CDS encoding Crp/Fnr family transcriptional regulator, with the protein product MIDFKKIPIFSTLNASDMEEAKPYLIPAKFKKKEVIFSEGDSSDWLYVVIKGKVKITKLSQSGREIILEIISPMDFFGGVAVMRGFPYPANAVAMDDAELLKISRSNLMRILDRFPNLMYCMAMNIGDRIKGSHEALKNIAVEKVESRIASLLIKLADKAGSKTDGSITIDMKLTKQDIAEMVGTTVETSIRTMSKFKKLGIVSEKSGKIFIKDLTKLKSLCS
- a CDS encoding cbb3-type cytochrome c oxidase subunit I; the protein is MDRFVKNFILMSIVYLTIAAVLGIFMFGNPSLMQFKFVHSHLMLLGWVSMMIFGVGYHILPKFAGRFLKSKTIGEVQFWLANIGLVGMLLFYTLGIYNQTDSYRGITAAFGVVEAVSIFMFFYNMIATLYSKAAE
- a CDS encoding DUF1858 domain-containing protein; its protein translation is MIATKTKFTKDTIIGDIVMHSPAASNVIEKYFGNGCFTCQGMKVESLSFGAMMHNVDPNKIIEELNALEE
- a CDS encoding ammonia-forming cytochrome c nitrite reductase subunit c552 yields the protein MKKRFLIAFMAALAISMLIGIHYSSADAEKAKPYAGTTAKKAMPAEKAVKVETCYSCHSPIKELHTMGKHAKVNCTNCHSGLDKHQKAPGPETRPSTNTSWEACGQCHKEQYDSFMKTAYYRPARDEKSQLTNRAPNPFWDKLMMGHGFTKEHNLTRSHNWMLIDHLIVDRAYGGRFQGKNGWQYIFDKGKAWDVLMDKYPQTNEHKAFIPQSAAAANPVCLQCKSQDNILDWAYMGDPDKGAKWSRTSNVVEVAKSIQHGLNCFQCHDPHAAKPRIVRDGLIDALTRPDGDTLWHKDPKRTGIKVIEMGLRGYTRKIALLDKYDTRLQCGQCHVEYNCNPGYDPKNSDTSKYTITMADRRTNHFPYKDVFDLYDHYVNKVSFLDFKHTLTGGLLWKAQHPESETFYNSKHAKAGAGCDSCHTPKVKDKKTGKTYTSHFAVTPRVQLKETCLKCHSKWTEEQAKYSIDSIKAHIKGKMRKAEFWLSALIDKIVEGKKAGLAEDVINKAQNQHLRAHILWEYWTAENSDGFHNPEMARESLTKSVDESLKGIKILTDAMTAKTAAK
- a CDS encoding c-type cytochrome, which codes for MNNKAAKNLFIYGSLFFFVIFVALTVDTMGKLDKRAPEITEDVNAGKMAWHKYDCIGCHTIFGNGSYFAPDMTKVAEKKPKEYLKKFLMDPKAVNPKTSMPKLGISSEEADKLLAFLEWTSKVDTNGWPPKPILATAAGVGGKELTEGQKIYRSSICSNCHMINGIGGTTAPELTNVGAKRDRAWLIGHFKNPSAYVPNSAMPAFGNLKEKELNDLTDYMLTLKQEVTK
- a CDS encoding cbb3-type cytochrome c oxidase subunit I, coding for MSIKYESQKLAQNFYTFAVLLFLVQVVVGIIAAVQFIRPDFFILNFNIIRTLHINALVVWLLVGFMGATYYVVSEESESELWSLPLAKFQFWATVVAITSVVLGYIIMGINPQANTLVFGTRLLNEGREYIEAPRWADILIVISILLFLLNCFMTVLKTKKWTGIQGVLLGGLVFLALMYLPGMMYTKSMVKDQFWWWWVVHLWVEGAWEIIAGALLAFMLMKLVGAKREVVEKWMYVEVGLVMFTGILGIGHHYYWIGTPSYWLWVGGIFSSLEPIPLLVMVWDAFRTTRETRNVTNKAGLYYTVAHAIFNFVGAGLWGVIHTLPQVNKWTHGTQITAAHGHLAFYGAYVLLVMAMIYVTLPAIRGVKEFNPSRAFQSFWWMTISMVLIVLTITGAGMVQVYMERLMGLDYVAVKSIYNLWFWIFRAIFGVGFLIGVGIFVVDYFKLGKEPATAKA